A window from Armatimonadota bacterium encodes these proteins:
- a CDS encoding GAF domain-containing sensor histidine kinase yields MDLAANLDAHERMIRSVEQATRRLASSGNIDALLQDVLAICVTAVGASGGTMYIHDERNRRLVFRHVLPEAVRERLPFKDIPDDFGVAGKVFQSRKIEITELTQQRAGETGEIEAAVGIVTKSMITAPLNMEGEEPIGVVQLVNKVEGCFSETDAAVLDTVAAVSTMAILNSRLTDEATRASTLLGMGKVSHDIGNLAASLYANISFSELAMDGLKTQLKDSNAEEGSQLYVESLQSMLEELKESVDRIVGYSHLISDLSAGKELRPNFKFAPLGNTIQTSAAYLEAEGHKNGVALRYDIEKDGPATLHDDLFVFRMVQNLVGNAIKAVRETAPEDWRETVDGEEDAVLGEVVIRYRFAGGKHVIEVHDTGPGMTREVIERILSGNARSEWAKASGSGWGMRIVKELAATHDAQLEIESEPGTGSTFRVALPHRQG; encoded by the coding sequence ATGGATTTGGCCGCCAATCTTGATGCGCATGAAAGGATGATCCGCTCGGTAGAGCAAGCGACGCGTAGGCTTGCCTCCAGCGGAAACATAGACGCGCTGCTTCAAGACGTGCTCGCCATTTGCGTGACCGCGGTGGGCGCTTCGGGCGGCACCATGTACATCCACGACGAGCGCAACCGCCGGCTGGTCTTCCGGCACGTCTTGCCCGAGGCGGTGCGCGAAAGGCTGCCATTCAAAGACATCCCGGACGACTTTGGCGTCGCGGGGAAGGTGTTTCAGAGCCGCAAAATTGAGATCACCGAGCTCACTCAGCAGCGGGCGGGCGAGACCGGCGAGATCGAGGCTGCGGTGGGCATCGTGACCAAATCCATGATCACCGCGCCGCTTAACATGGAAGGCGAGGAGCCGATCGGCGTGGTCCAGCTCGTGAACAAGGTCGAGGGCTGCTTCTCGGAGACCGATGCCGCCGTGCTCGACACCGTCGCGGCGGTCTCTACCATGGCGATTCTCAATTCGCGGCTGACCGACGAAGCCACCCGCGCCTCGACTCTGCTCGGAATGGGCAAGGTCAGCCACGACATCGGGAACCTCGCGGCCAGCCTCTACGCGAACATCTCGTTCTCAGAGCTGGCGATGGACGGGTTGAAAACGCAACTGAAGGATTCGAACGCTGAAGAGGGTTCCCAGCTCTACGTCGAATCCCTTCAGTCCATGCTCGAGGAGCTCAAAGAGTCGGTGGACCGGATCGTGGGTTACTCGCACCTGATCTCCGACCTCTCGGCGGGCAAAGAGCTCAGACCAAACTTCAAGTTCGCGCCGCTCGGGAACACAATCCAAACCAGCGCGGCTTATCTGGAAGCCGAGGGACACAAGAACGGGGTTGCGTTGCGCTACGACATCGAGAAGGATGGCCCGGCCACCTTGCACGACGACCTATTCGTGTTCCGAATGGTGCAGAACTTGGTCGGAAACGCCATCAAAGCGGTCCGTGAAACGGCGCCCGAGGATTGGCGAGAGACGGTGGACGGGGAGGAGGATGCGGTCCTTGGCGAGGTCGTGATCCGCTACCGATTTGCCGGAGGAAAGCACGTGATCGAGGTTCACGACACCGGTCCCGGCATGACGCGCGAGGTCATCGAGCGAATCCTGAGCGGCAATGCGCGCAGCGAGTGGGCCAAGGCGAGCGGATCGGGCTGGGGAATGCGCATCGTCAAAGAGCTTGCGGCGACCCACGACGCCCAGCTTGAGATCGAGAGCGAACCGGGAACGGGGTCCACCTTTAGGGTGGCGCTGCCGCACAGGCAGGGGTGA
- a CDS encoding nuclear transport factor 2 family protein, with amino-acid sequence MRYARAVALLLALSVCCAAIADIKAELQKEYTAISKAFKANDVNGAMKCMAADFKVFLPDGKSADRRAVAANFQQQMKMMSNAVWERKVKEVRPQGKNSVAIVDGFIKADVKDPQGKVHKFEMRSTVEDLWAKTPKGWSLLLSRVTKRESKLDGKVTGR; translated from the coding sequence ATGAGGTACGCCCGCGCCGTCGCCCTTCTTCTCGCCCTTTCCGTGTGCTGTGCGGCGATTGCAGATATCAAGGCCGAACTGCAAAAGGAATACACAGCAATTTCAAAGGCTTTCAAGGCCAACGACGTCAATGGCGCGATGAAATGCATGGCAGCTGACTTCAAGGTCTTCTTGCCCGACGGAAAGTCCGCCGACCGCAGGGCCGTTGCGGCGAACTTCCAGCAGCAGATGAAAATGATGAGCAACGCGGTCTGGGAGCGCAAGGTCAAGGAGGTCCGGCCGCAAGGGAAGAACTCGGTAGCTATCGTGGACGGCTTCATCAAGGCCGACGTGAAAGACCCTCAGGGAAAGGTCCACAAGTTCGAGATGAGGTCCACCGTCGAAGATCTTTGGGCCAAGACGCCGAAGGGTTGGAGCCTGCTTCTCTCGCGGGTCACCAAGAGGGAGTCCAAGTTGGACGGCAAGGTAACGGGCCGGTAG
- a CDS encoding Gfo/Idh/MocA family oxidoreductase, whose amino-acid sequence MKKKVQFGVVGCGVIHGMHCDAIANIEGAELVGVCDIIKDKAKAAGKKYGVPSFTTLSGLLPKVDAITVCVPSGLHHKIGIKAAQAGKHVLTEKPIDVTYKQAKALIDTCKASKVKLGVISQHRFAQDIRALREAAQGGKLGKLIMGDAYIKWYRTQAYYDSGDWRGTWKLDGGGCLMNQGVHYIDMLQWIMGGVQSVQAVTRTAVHDIEVEDLAYALVEYKNGAVGLIHGSTSTYPGFSERLEVHGQFGSAIIEGDRFKVLKVDPEAPKDTSPYGGGVTQQPTPKIDVHEEKAEGATGASDPSALWSEQHRLQIEDFTRAIQENRDPYITGDLAIEPLKVILAIYKSAKSGGRRVEIDSIR is encoded by the coding sequence ATGAAGAAGAAAGTACAGTTCGGCGTCGTCGGATGCGGTGTCATCCACGGGATGCACTGCGATGCCATCGCAAACATCGAGGGAGCAGAGCTTGTCGGTGTCTGCGACATCATCAAGGACAAGGCCAAAGCGGCCGGAAAGAAGTACGGTGTGCCCTCTTTCACGACCCTCAGCGGGCTATTGCCCAAGGTCGACGCCATCACTGTCTGCGTGCCCAGCGGGCTCCACCACAAGATCGGCATCAAGGCGGCTCAGGCCGGAAAGCACGTGCTCACCGAAAAGCCCATCGACGTCACCTATAAGCAGGCGAAGGCTCTTATCGACACCTGCAAAGCCTCGAAGGTCAAGCTCGGCGTCATCAGCCAACACAGGTTCGCCCAGGACATCCGCGCGCTTCGTGAGGCCGCCCAAGGCGGGAAGCTGGGCAAGCTGATCATGGGCGACGCCTACATCAAGTGGTATCGGACCCAGGCCTACTACGACTCAGGCGATTGGCGGGGCACCTGGAAGCTGGATGGCGGCGGATGCCTGATGAACCAGGGCGTCCACTACATCGATATGCTCCAGTGGATCATGGGCGGGGTGCAGTCGGTCCAGGCGGTGACCCGAACGGCGGTCCACGACATCGAAGTCGAGGACCTCGCCTATGCCTTGGTCGAGTACAAGAACGGCGCGGTCGGCCTCATCCACGGCTCGACCAGCACCTATCCAGGGTTCAGCGAGCGCCTTGAGGTGCACGGCCAATTCGGCTCGGCGATCATCGAAGGCGACCGGTTCAAGGTCCTCAAGGTGGACCCCGAAGCGCCAAAAGACACCAGCCCCTACGGTGGCGGCGTCACCCAGCAGCCAACCCCCAAGATCGACGTCCACGAGGAGAAGGCCGAGGGGGCGACCGGCGCCTCCGATCCATCGGCGCTCTGGTCGGAGCAACATAGGCTCCAGATCGAGGACTTCACACGGGCGATCCAGGAGAACCGGGACCCCTATATCACCGGCGACCTGGCGATCGAGCCGCTCAAGGTGATTCTCGCCATTTACAAGAGCGCCAAGTCCGGTGGAAGGCGGGTCGAGATCGACTCGATCAGGTGA
- a CDS encoding sugar phosphate isomerase/epimerase: MAQRFPTSGFADEISPDLDVQLSTLKRLGIGGIDVRGLDGLNVLQLSPQRLSELREAAESQNIAIQCVGSPVNKVLVSSENRKNELEKLAQSVEAAKVLGTKRIRIFTPETGAGDDDDANWPEVRSWMKEMVDLAQANDLILIHENDARFFGAYPNNCRRLLEEFSGPNFRAVFDFSNAVLIGYRPFPHWFPWVLPHLDTLHIKDSVEATGAIVPSGEGDGQMVETMRWLIAKGWRGTLTLEPHLSAKGPFGGFSGPQLFESAVNALRKTVAEAGGVC, encoded by the coding sequence ATGGCGCAACGGTTCCCAACCTCTGGCTTTGCGGACGAGATCAGCCCTGATCTCGATGTGCAGCTTTCCACGCTCAAGCGGCTTGGTATCGGCGGCATCGACGTGCGGGGCCTGGACGGGCTGAACGTCTTGCAGCTTTCTCCGCAGCGGCTGTCGGAATTGCGCGAGGCGGCTGAATCGCAGAACATCGCCATCCAGTGCGTGGGGTCGCCGGTCAACAAGGTCCTTGTTTCGTCCGAGAACCGGAAAAACGAGCTTGAGAAGCTGGCGCAGTCCGTTGAGGCCGCCAAGGTGCTCGGCACGAAGCGGATTCGGATTTTCACGCCTGAGACAGGTGCCGGAGACGATGACGACGCGAACTGGCCCGAGGTGCGTTCCTGGATGAAGGAGATGGTGGATCTGGCTCAGGCCAACGATCTGATCCTGATCCACGAGAACGACGCGCGGTTTTTTGGGGCCTATCCCAACAACTGCCGACGCCTGCTCGAGGAGTTCTCAGGACCCAACTTTCGGGCCGTTTTTGACTTCTCAAACGCCGTCCTGATCGGCTATCGGCCTTTTCCACACTGGTTTCCTTGGGTCTTGCCGCACCTCGATACACTCCACATCAAGGACTCCGTGGAGGCCACCGGGGCCATCGTGCCAAGCGGCGAAGGGGATGGGCAGATGGTCGAGACAATGCGCTGGCTGATCGCGAAGGGATGGCGCGGCACGCTGACGCTCGAACCGCACCTCAGCGCCAAGGGACCGTTCGGCGGCTTTTCCGGCCCGCAGCTCTTCGAATCCGCGGTCAACGCCCTGCGAAAGACCGTGGCCGAAGCTGGAGGAGTCTGCTGA
- a CDS encoding dihydrodipicolinate synthase family protein produces the protein MIQPGTYPAAVTPLDEKGRIDWAGVAKLLAWFESSGCTGAVLAGTNGEGPSLSATEKRDLMERAMPMRGKLDLILGIATPSVEEAKWLCRRAADAGAVGALVMPPFYFREASEMGVRDWFLELLDASPLPVIVYNFPKRAGMAISHGLMAELARHERMAGAKDSSGERENLAGYHTAMTREDQRLFVGDETLLYEALETGWSGTISGASNVLALPISALVQDYLAGRKESAEAKFTLVLPLIEAIRKSLQPASHKAILNTWGVLPTARVRRPLVEADSARTDELRKLIEEHTGLPMGV, from the coding sequence ATGATTCAGCCCGGCACCTATCCCGCCGCCGTAACCCCGCTCGACGAAAAAGGGCGCATCGATTGGGCGGGCGTCGCCAAGCTGCTCGCCTGGTTCGAGAGCTCTGGATGCACGGGCGCCGTGCTCGCGGGCACAAACGGCGAGGGCCCTTCCCTCTCAGCAACCGAAAAACGCGATCTGATGGAAAGGGCCATGCCGATGCGAGGCAAGCTCGACCTGATCCTCGGCATTGCCACTCCCAGCGTCGAAGAGGCGAAGTGGCTCTGCCGAAGGGCGGCTGATGCCGGCGCCGTCGGCGCTCTGGTCATGCCGCCGTTCTACTTTCGTGAAGCCTCAGAAATGGGGGTCCGGGATTGGTTCCTGGAGCTGCTCGACGCATCCCCCTTGCCCGTCATCGTCTACAACTTCCCAAAGCGGGCCGGAATGGCCATCTCGCACGGCCTGATGGCAGAACTTGCGCGCCACGAGCGGATGGCAGGCGCGAAGGATTCGAGCGGCGAGCGAGAGAATCTCGCCGGATATCACACTGCCATGACGAGGGAGGATCAACGCCTATTTGTCGGCGACGAGACGCTACTCTATGAAGCTCTGGAGACTGGTTGGTCCGGGACGATCAGCGGGGCTTCGAACGTTCTGGCCTTGCCGATCTCTGCGCTCGTTCAGGATTATCTGGCCGGTCGAAAAGAGTCTGCCGAGGCTAAGTTCACCCTGGTTCTTCCGCTGATCGAGGCGATCCGCAAGAGCCTTCAGCCCGCCAGCCACAAGGCGATTCTCAACACTTGGGGAGTGCTGCCGACGGCGCGCGTCCGGCGGCCACTCGTGGAGGCCGACTCAGCGAGGACAGACGAGCTCAGAAAGCTCATCGAAGAACATACAGGTCTGCCTATGGGTGTTTAG
- a CDS encoding enoyl-ACP reductase, with protein MLLTGKKGLVLNVTNDKSIGWAIARQAAEHGAEVGVGAQSERMVERVSPLIEGRDRMSLFTVDFSYEDQIEALVEAVKAKFGTIDFFVHSAAFANKEDMVGRFIDTSRDGFQLALDVSCYSLVRMCRALEPILNDDGCVATISYLGSQRAVGNYNVMGVAKAALEASVRYLAVDLGVRGIRVNTLSPGPINTVAARGVRGLTDMIGYVHDKAPLKRPYGQEEAGAAGVYLISDLSRGVTGQILYIDSGYNIAGM; from the coding sequence ATGCTTCTCACAGGCAAGAAAGGGTTGGTCCTCAACGTCACCAACGACAAGAGCATCGGCTGGGCCATCGCCAGGCAAGCCGCCGAGCATGGCGCTGAAGTGGGGGTCGGAGCGCAGAGCGAGCGCATGGTGGAGCGCGTGTCGCCGCTGATCGAGGGCCGCGACCGGATGTCTCTCTTTACGGTGGATTTCTCCTACGAAGACCAGATCGAGGCGCTGGTGGAGGCCGTCAAGGCAAAGTTTGGCACGATCGACTTTTTCGTCCACTCCGCAGCCTTCGCCAACAAGGAGGACATGGTCGGGCGGTTTATCGACACCTCGCGCGACGGGTTCCAGCTTGCCCTGGACGTCTCGTGCTACTCGTTGGTGCGGATGTGCCGGGCGCTGGAGCCGATCTTGAACGACGACGGCTGCGTGGCGACCATCAGCTACCTGGGCAGTCAGCGCGCCGTCGGCAACTACAACGTGATGGGAGTCGCCAAGGCCGCGCTCGAAGCCTCCGTCCGCTACCTTGCCGTGGACCTTGGCGTGCGAGGCATTCGTGTGAACACCCTTTCGCCGGGGCCGATCAACACCGTGGCAGCACGAGGCGTAAGGGGCCTCACCGACATGATCGGCTACGTCCATGACAAGGCCCCGCTCAAGCGCCCGTATGGGCAGGAAGAGGCCGGCGCTGCCGGCGTCTATCTCATCAGCGACCTGAGCCGGGGCGTCACCGGGCAGATCCTCTACATTGACAGCGGCTATAACATCGCCGGAATGTAA
- a CDS encoding ATP-grasp domain-containing protein, translating into MIEDANSRGAKVAFLKDYDIGFLGGGQLARMSIQAAQRMGLTCISLDPGEITPASGVAPALVGKLADPAQVGLLVGRSRHVTLENEFIPASTIREAFESIRKPLDMLVPNIDALATIQDKLLQRRALEKAGVASPHAMAIPQSGVGVAEELGFPCVLKARFGGYDGKGTRYARSAEEFEGYRDLWGAGGWLAEAYVPFKRELAQMVFLSPHGDGSFPTMVTEQKDHVCDLVYPSDTDATKVAMAAARAVGKIGLFGVEMFEMEDGSVLVNELAPRPHNSGHYTLDWGGVSQFEQHVRLVMGLPPATDAGDDCCMANLLGQPGAGDHRTGLRAALEDPSVFVHWYGKAESRPGRKMGHLNAVGDNCVARAKAARERFYAAWTRTQNDRHPLE; encoded by the coding sequence TTGATCGAAGACGCTAATTCTAGAGGCGCGAAGGTCGCCTTCCTCAAAGATTACGACATTGGCTTTTTGGGTGGAGGCCAACTGGCCCGCATGAGCATCCAAGCAGCCCAACGCATGGGGCTCACTTGCATCAGCCTGGATCCCGGTGAGATCACTCCGGCTTCGGGGGTCGCGCCAGCCTTGGTCGGAAAGCTCGCGGACCCAGCCCAGGTTGGGCTTCTCGTCGGCCGTTCCAGGCACGTCACACTGGAGAACGAGTTCATCCCGGCTTCGACGATCCGCGAAGCATTCGAGAGCATTCGGAAGCCCCTGGACATGCTGGTCCCAAACATCGACGCGCTCGCCACGATTCAGGACAAGCTCCTCCAGCGGAGGGCCTTGGAGAAGGCCGGGGTCGCCTCACCCCACGCAATGGCCATTCCACAGAGCGGCGTCGGCGTCGCGGAGGAACTTGGGTTTCCCTGCGTGCTCAAGGCCAGATTCGGCGGTTATGACGGCAAAGGAACCCGCTATGCCCGGAGCGCGGAGGAGTTCGAGGGCTATCGCGACCTTTGGGGCGCGGGCGGCTGGCTGGCAGAGGCTTACGTGCCGTTCAAGCGGGAATTGGCTCAGATGGTGTTCCTGTCGCCGCATGGTGACGGGAGTTTCCCAACGATGGTCACCGAGCAGAAAGACCACGTCTGCGACCTCGTTTACCCTTCGGACACCGACGCCACCAAGGTGGCGATGGCGGCGGCGCGAGCCGTAGGCAAAATCGGCCTGTTTGGAGTCGAGATGTTCGAGATGGAGGATGGCTCGGTGCTCGTTAATGAGCTCGCCCCAAGGCCCCACAACTCTGGCCACTACACCCTGGACTGGGGCGGCGTGAGCCAATTCGAGCAGCACGTTCGGCTAGTGATGGGCCTGCCCCCCGCAACCGACGCCGGCGACGACTGCTGCATGGCGAACCTCCTGGGACAGCCTGGCGCCGGCGACCACCGAACGGGTCTTCGGGCCGCGCTTGAGGACCCGAGCGTCTTTGTCCACTGGTACGGCAAGGCCGAGTCGCGTCCGGGCCGCAAGATGGGACACCTTAACGCTGTCGGTGACAACTGCGTGGCCCGAGCCAAGGCAGCGCGCGAACGGTTTTACGCCGCTTGGACGCGTACCCAAAACGACCGACATCCTTTGGAATAG
- a CDS encoding tetratricopeptide repeat protein, translating into MRQALLSVRKLVGSRAIHADRGAIGLTELVQSDIQKVLKMEDALLGPHEKLAAARTAADLARGELLEGQEEEWLLPYRIRCGQAAIQAILLVGESWLNDDAELSLVYACRAIALDPYLEAPRNLKVRALRLLGRDVDALRERREFEALLHSELGIEVPEIAPIAFAHEPEHASSASSAQAQGCPCAEAIELLLARGKPREAAELSLTLVPYWVEAGQIEGGIAVARSVLQGATNDPEAPHRPLAWLSIAMLLQAQGQLFDASAALNELPSQGLDLHHQIRTHILRSRIALLALRPTLAAESAQRALRLAKAGRFPSIAIEAYDVASNIALCDERYGLADQYAKEGARLAEQQLDVDMQAKAIGFQALICLRQGNTARGSALAQKGLRLLEGRVAAQALATRTWLFRILEEAGAEEAALAGYESCIRALKRAALPFRLAVALTYYGDLLCRRGKFDQAITHHKAALEIREGLSDAVGVATSLRGIGNAALFLGEFDEAQKALGRSLRIFLQNQSADGEASVMLLMARLALARGRRDQAFNLASRARDLLMGLSMTSLQAIGALGHSLPQEADSLVADLSPQK; encoded by the coding sequence TTGCGTCAAGCTCTCCTTAGCGTCCGCAAGCTCGTGGGGAGCCGGGCCATTCATGCGGACAGAGGCGCGATCGGCCTCACCGAATTGGTCCAGTCGGACATCCAAAAGGTCCTAAAGATGGAGGACGCGCTTCTTGGGCCGCATGAGAAGCTCGCAGCAGCGAGAACCGCTGCGGACCTGGCTCGCGGCGAACTGCTGGAGGGCCAGGAAGAAGAATGGCTGCTCCCCTATCGGATTCGCTGCGGACAGGCTGCCATACAGGCGATCTTGCTCGTCGGCGAGAGTTGGCTTAACGATGACGCCGAACTCTCCTTGGTTTACGCCTGCAGAGCCATTGCCCTCGACCCCTACTTGGAAGCACCACGAAACCTTAAGGTCCGTGCCTTAAGACTGCTCGGCCGCGACGTGGACGCTCTGCGCGAGCGACGGGAATTCGAGGCGCTCCTTCATTCGGAACTCGGCATCGAGGTCCCCGAAATCGCACCCATTGCGTTTGCCCATGAGCCGGAGCATGCGTCCTCGGCGAGTTCGGCGCAAGCGCAAGGCTGCCCGTGCGCCGAGGCGATTGAGCTGCTCCTCGCTCGGGGCAAGCCCCGCGAGGCGGCGGAGCTTTCGTTGACGCTCGTTCCCTATTGGGTCGAAGCAGGCCAGATCGAAGGCGGGATCGCGGTGGCAAGATCCGTTCTTCAAGGAGCGACGAACGATCCAGAGGCCCCTCACCGCCCCCTTGCATGGCTCAGCATTGCCATGCTGCTTCAAGCACAGGGCCAGCTTTTTGATGCCAGCGCTGCCCTCAATGAGCTGCCGAGCCAAGGGTTGGACCTTCACCACCAGATTCGCACGCACATCTTGAGGTCTCGGATCGCACTCCTTGCTTTGCGCCCGACCTTAGCGGCCGAGTCCGCCCAGCGGGCGCTCCGCTTGGCAAAGGCCGGGCGCTTCCCTTCCATCGCAATCGAAGCCTACGATGTTGCGTCGAACATCGCGCTCTGTGATGAGCGCTATGGCTTGGCGGATCAATATGCCAAGGAAGGAGCCAGGCTCGCAGAACAGCAATTGGATGTCGATATGCAGGCCAAGGCCATCGGATTTCAGGCTCTGATCTGCCTTCGGCAAGGCAATACCGCCAGGGGGTCCGCCTTGGCCCAGAAAGGCCTAAGGCTCCTCGAAGGCAGAGTGGCCGCTCAAGCCCTCGCCACCCGCACTTGGCTGTTTCGAATTTTGGAGGAAGCCGGCGCAGAGGAAGCTGCTCTCGCCGGATACGAATCCTGCATCAGGGCCTTGAAGCGAGCCGCACTGCCTTTCCGCCTTGCCGTTGCGCTGACCTACTATGGCGATCTATTGTGCCGTCGCGGGAAGTTCGACCAGGCGATCACTCATCACAAGGCAGCTCTGGAGATTCGCGAGGGCCTAAGCGATGCGGTTGGCGTCGCAACTTCTCTTCGAGGAATCGGAAACGCTGCCCTCTTCTTGGGCGAATTCGACGAGGCACAAAAGGCGCTTGGCAGAAGCCTAAGGATCTTTCTGCAGAACCAGTCGGCGGACGGCGAGGCAAGCGTAATGCTGTTGATGGCTCGGCTAGCTCTCGCAAGGGGTCGACGGGACCAGGCTTTCAACCTGGCGTCACGAGCTCGGGACCTTCTGATGGGCCTATCCATGACGTCCCTTCAGGCGATCGGCGCGCTCGGACATTCGCTGCCCCAGGAAGCCGATTCCCTTGTTGCGGACTTAAGTCCGCAAAAGTAA
- the mscL gene encoding large conductance mechanosensitive channel protein MscL, whose amino-acid sequence MLKEFKEFAVKGNMIDLAIGVVIGAAFGGIVASFVKDIVTPPIGLLMGKVDFANLFVTLSPGAQAPENATLEAAQKSGAVTLNYGLFLNAAVNFIIVAFAVFFVVKAINKMKREAPPAPEAPAEPSNEEKLLGEIRDLLKSK is encoded by the coding sequence ATGCTTAAGGAATTCAAAGAGTTTGCCGTGAAGGGCAACATGATCGATCTCGCCATAGGCGTGGTCATTGGGGCGGCTTTCGGGGGCATCGTCGCTTCATTTGTCAAAGACATCGTTACGCCGCCCATTGGGCTGCTGATGGGAAAGGTGGACTTTGCCAATCTATTTGTGACCCTTAGCCCAGGAGCGCAAGCGCCAGAGAATGCCACGCTGGAAGCCGCTCAGAAGTCGGGCGCCGTGACCCTCAATTACGGTCTCTTCCTCAATGCGGCCGTCAACTTCATCATCGTTGCGTTTGCCGTGTTCTTCGTGGTGAAAGCCATCAACAAGATGAAGCGCGAGGCGCCGCCGGCGCCGGAAGCTCCCGCCGAGCCTTCGAATGAAGAGAAGCTGCTGGGTGAGATTCGCGACCTCTTGAAGTCAAAATAG
- a CDS encoding phosphopentomutase has product MKRAIVIVLDGVGAGFAPDSHEFGDVGEPSTLRHVWDAAGGFSAPYLAEIGFLAAGGIPAAEIALHGLASLTDSPSHRLHDSPSHPLTPSLPLSSWARLQPLSKGGKDSVTGHWEMMGVVLGERFPTYPNGFPIPLLKEFEAAIGTQTLGNCPASGTEIIARLGKLHVETGFPIVYTSADSVFQIACHEAVVPVAQLYEWCLTARRLCVPPDGVQRVIARPFVGDPESGFTRTDNRKDFPMTPPRNLADEIGDVFGIGVVPELFGGRGFRQVRRTQNNAEHAEMLWGALETDARFIFANFEDTDMRYGHRNDPQGFARCLEEFDREVLGPLIGKLTPDDLLILTADHGNDPTDASTDHTREYVPGVAVGATAPGENPLGDIEGFATIGRTVAAHLGIAGYEGPILLD; this is encoded by the coding sequence GTGAAACGGGCGATTGTGATTGTGCTCGATGGCGTGGGAGCCGGGTTCGCCCCCGACTCCCACGAGTTCGGCGACGTCGGCGAACCCTCGACCTTGAGGCACGTGTGGGACGCGGCCGGCGGATTTTCTGCGCCGTACCTTGCCGAGATCGGATTCCTTGCGGCAGGCGGGATCCCTGCAGCAGAAATCGCACTTCACGGCCTCGCCTCCCTCACCGACTCACCGTCTCACCGTCTCCACGACTCACCGTCTCACCCTCTCACCCCCTCACTCCCCCTTTCCAGCTGGGCCCGCCTCCAGCCTCTATCCAAGGGCGGCAAGGACTCGGTCACGGGGCACTGGGAAATGATGGGCGTCGTGCTAGGCGAGCGCTTTCCAACCTATCCGAACGGTTTCCCGATTCCACTTCTCAAGGAGTTCGAAGCAGCGATCGGCACGCAGACGCTTGGAAACTGCCCCGCCAGCGGGACTGAGATCATCGCTCGGCTCGGCAAACTCCACGTCGAGACAGGATTCCCCATCGTCTATACCAGCGCCGACAGTGTGTTCCAGATCGCGTGCCATGAGGCGGTGGTGCCCGTGGCACAGCTTTACGAATGGTGCCTGACTGCGCGCAGGCTCTGCGTACCTCCGGATGGCGTTCAGCGCGTGATCGCCAGGCCGTTTGTTGGAGACCCCGAATCGGGGTTCACAAGAACCGACAACCGCAAGGACTTCCCGATGACGCCGCCCCGCAACCTGGCGGATGAGATCGGAGACGTCTTCGGCATCGGGGTCGTTCCCGAACTCTTCGGGGGCAGGGGGTTTCGGCAAGTTCGACGCACCCAGAACAACGCCGAGCACGCCGAGATGCTCTGGGGGGCGCTGGAAACCGATGCGCGGTTCATCTTCGCCAACTTTGAGGACACCGACATGCGCTACGGGCATCGAAACGACCCACAGGGCTTCGCGCGCTGCCTGGAGGAGTTCGATCGGGAAGTTCTCGGCCCCCTGATCGGCAAACTGACACCCGACGACTTGCTGATCTTGACCGCGGACCACGGAAACGACCCCACCGACGCTTCGACCGATCACACGCGTGAGTACGTGCCGGGTGTGGCTGTAGGCGCGACGGCGCCGGGAGAAAACCCTCTGGGGGACATCGAGGGCTTCGCAACAATCGGCCGCACGGTCGCCGCACACCTGGGCATTGCCGGATACGAGGGACCGATCCTCCTGGATTGA